In Pseudofrankia saprophytica, one genomic interval encodes:
- a CDS encoding Rieske (2Fe-2S) protein, with amino-acid sequence MTQEATTQAEPTETQVRPAGLSRRATVPLIAAAVGASGYLLAACSSSDDDDASYSQATGSAAAPSAATSAAGTAGGSTASSGGTQLATLDQVPAGGGLILSDSKIVLTRTSGNDVHAFSAVCTHQGCTVAKVANGTIDCPCHGSKFDVSTGAPVAGPAPSPLKSVAVTVRDNAIFQS; translated from the coding sequence CAGGAAGCCACAACCCAGGCCGAGCCGACCGAAACTCAGGTCAGGCCGGCCGGTCTCAGCCGGCGAGCGACGGTCCCGCTGATCGCCGCCGCCGTCGGAGCATCCGGCTACCTGCTGGCCGCATGCTCCAGCTCTGACGACGACGACGCTTCGTACTCCCAGGCCACCGGCTCCGCGGCGGCTCCGTCGGCCGCCACCAGTGCCGCGGGCACGGCCGGCGGCTCGACCGCGAGCTCCGGCGGCACCCAGCTCGCCACCCTGGACCAGGTGCCGGCGGGCGGCGGGCTGATCCTCTCGGACAGCAAGATCGTGCTCACGCGCACCAGCGGCAACGACGTGCACGCCTTCTCCGCCGTCTGCACCCACCAGGGCTGCACCGTCGCCAAGGTGGCCAACGGCACGATCGACTGCCCCTGCCACGGCAGCAAGTTCGACGTTTCCACCGGCGCCCCCGTCGCAGGCCCCGCCCCGAGCCCGCTCAAGTCCGTCGCCGTCACCGTGCGAGACAACGCCATCTTCCAGTCCTGA